The Tautonia plasticadhaerens nucleotide sequence CACGGTCGCCGTCCCGGCCCGATCCGCCCAGGTCGCCTCCCCGAACCGGGCGAAGGCCTCCGGACGCTCGTCCTGCCAGTACTCGTACCGCAAGGCCACCGGGACGATCCTCAGCCCCCCGGCCCTCCGGAGCAGGAGCCGCAAGCCCCCCTGGAAGGCCAGCGGCCGGGCGTCGTTGCAGGCGATCACCCCCTGGGGGAACAGCCAGACCCCGGCCCTCGGCCGCCCGAGCAATTCGAGCGTGTAGTCGAGCGAGGCCCGGACCGATCCCGAATCCCCCCGGTCGACCGAGTAGGCGCCGATCCTCCGGAAGAACCCGAACTTGACCAGGTTCGAGTGCTCGGTCATCCCGTACCCGTCGACCGGCACCGCCTCGTTGAGCCAGTGGGCCATGAAGAAATCCCACCAGCTCGAATGATTCGCCAGGAACAGGACGCCGGCCGGGTCGTCGTCGAGGGCGGCCCGGAGCCGGTCGATCCCCTGGGCGTGGATGCCGTGGAAGTGTTGCCGGAGCTTCCGGCGGATCAACTCCCGGACGGCATGCCTCGGCCAACCCCGCTTGTGGGCCCTGATCAGCCGCGACGAGGGGCGGGGGGCGGTCACGGGTGCCCCTCGTCCCGGAGCATCCGCACCACGTTGATCATCGCCCTCGCCGTGTGGTAGTTCGCCTTCCACTGCGAGGCCTTTTGGCCGTCGCCGACCCGTCCCCCGTCGGCCTCGGCCTCGGAGAACCAGCCGCCGAACTCGTCGTCGAGCAGGTGGTCCTCGATGAATCGCCATTGCAGGGCGAAGGCGTCCCGATAGCGGCCGGTCTCGTCGCCGAAGCGGCGGTGCATGAGCATCAGCGCGTTCAGCCCCTCGGCCTGGGTCCACCAGACTTTCTTCGGGTCGAGGACGGGTCCGAAGACGTCCCCCTTGTCGAAGAAGCCGCCGTGCTCGGCGTCCCAACCGAAGTCGAGCGCGTGGTCGACCAGCGACCGGGCGACCCTCCAGGTCTCCGGGTCGTCGGGGATCCCGAGCACCCCGGCGGCCTCGACGAGCAGGTACGCCGTCTCCACGTCGTGGCCGAACGAGTCGTGGGCGGGCATGGGCCGCCAGTCCCGGGTGAAGTAGAGGTTCAGGGCACCCGGCTCGACGGCGATCCGGTCCCGGACGACCCGGTGCAACTCTCCCAGGCGTTCCCGGACGATCGGCCGGTCGTCCACCCTCGCCAGCTCGGCGACCGCCTCCAGCAGGTGGATGTGGGCGTTCATCGACTTCGTGCCGTAATATTGCGACATCCGGTTGAACTGCCGAGGACGGGGGGCCTCGGGGTCTCGATCGAGGATCGGCGTGCCGTCCCTCCGGGTCGCCTCGTGGTAGCCGCCGTGCTCGTCGTCGTGGGCGTGGGCGTCGAGCCAGTCGAAGGCGTCCCGGGCGACCTCGAGGGCGCGAGCGTCACCCGAAACCTCGTGGACCTTCGCCCCGGCGTAGATGACGAAGCTGGTCGCATAGGCGTGTTTCTCGTCGCCGAGGCGAGGGGCGACCTCGCCGTCGGGGCCGAGGATCCAGTGGAACCCGCCGTGCTCGTCGTCCCGCATCACCTCGTCGAGGTAGGCGATGCCGTGCCGGGCGTGGTCGAGGTAGGCGTCCCGATGGCCCTCGTCGTGCTCGGCCATCGCGGCGGCCGTCCAGGCCATCCGGGCCTGGTAGACGAGGAAGCGGTTCGAGTCGGGGGTCGGCGACCAGTCCCGGGCGAAGGACTGGTGGAACCCGCCACCGGGTACGATGGCCCGGGGATACCAGAGGGCCATCTCGGCCTTCAGCAGGTCGTCGATCCGGTCGGCGAGCCGGGACTCGTCGAGCGAGGGGGGCTCCTGGGCGGACGAGGGCCGGGAGGCCGACGCGACCAGCGCGGCGAGGATGAGGGCACGGGCCGGAGCCGACCCGAAGAACGTCCTGAGCATTGGGGTTCCCCCTGGCGACGTGTGGCCCTCCCCCGGGGAGTCATGGCCGTTCCGAGGCGCTTCGGGCGCTGATTTTGCTCCCCAAGGCCCCTCGATTCAATGCCCCGGCCGCCGGGGAGGACGGAGGAGGCCGATGCCGATCGACTACCGGAGGGACGGCGACGTGGTGATCATCGGCAACGTGGCCGGGGTCATCAGCGACGCGAGCACCTTCGACGCCGCCCGGGACCTCGACGCCCTGCTCGACCTGGGCCATCGCCGGTTCGTCCTGGAGCTCTCCGGCGTCGGCACCCCGGGGCCGACCGCCCTGGGTGCGCTGATGACCCTCGCCCGGCAGGTCCGCCGGAGGGAGGGGGAGGTCGTCTTCTCCCGGGTCGGCCGGTCGACGTTGCGACTCTTCGAGGAGATGCAGCTCGACGCCCACGTCGACCTGTTCCGCTCCACCCCCGAGGCGCTGGCCTTCCTCCGGAGGTCCGACCCGGGCCTCGACGACTGAACCTAGCCGAGCGGCCCTCTCCACCCGACCGATCCGCTCCGGAGACCCTCCCGATGGCCTTCGAGTATTCCTCGGCCGAGCCGACCCGAGCCGAGGTGGACCGGATGCCCGGCCCCGTCCTCCTCGAGTTCGGGGCCGGCTGGTGTGGCCACTGCCAGGCCCTGGCCCCGGCGCTCGACGCCCTGCTGGAGCACCGCCCTGAAATCCGGCACCTCGCCGTCGCCGACGGCCCCGGCCGCCCCCTCGGCCGTTCCTTCCGCGTCAAGCTCTGGCCGACGCTCGTCCTGCTCCGGGACGGCGAAGTCCTCCGCACCCTCGTCCGGCCCCGGCCCGACGAGGTCCGCGAGGCCCTCGACGCCTTTTCGCAATCCGGGTGATCGCGCCCCTGCTCGGCGACCGTCATCAGTCGTCCGCCCCCATCGATCGAGGCCCTCCCCTTGGACGCCATCTCCACCCGGGAAGCCGACGCCCTGGCCGGGATCGACCTCCCCCGGCTCGTCCGCTTCCTCGCCGACTTCGTGAGGATCCCGAGCATCACCGGCTCGGTCGATGAGGTCCGCGCCCAGCGTCTGGTCGCCGACGAGCTGGCCGGGCTCGGATTGGGGGTGGACCTCTGGCCGATCGACCTCGACGCGCTGAAGGCCGACCCCGAGTTCCCCGGCCTGGAGGCCCCCCGCTCCGAGGCCTGGGGGCTGGTCGGCTCCCTGCCGGGCGAGGACGGGCCGACCCTGATCCTGAACGGACACGTCGACGTGGTCCCCCCCGGGGACCCCGGCCAGTGGACCGTGGGCGACCCGTTCTCCGGCCGGGTCGAGGGCGGCAAGGTCTTCGGGCGAGGGACCTGCGACATGAAGGGCGGCCTCGCCTGCGCCCTGTTCGCCCTGCGGACGGTCCGGGAGGCGGGGATCACGCTTCGAGGCTCGGTGCAGGTCCAGAGCGTCGTCGGCGAGGAGGACGGCGGCCTGGGCACGTTCGCCACCCTGCGGCGAGGCCACCGCGGGGACGCGGCGATCATCCCCGAGCCCACGAGCCTGGCCATCGTCCCCGCCAACGCCGGGGCGCTCACCTTCCGGCTCACGGTCCCCGGCCGGTCGGCCCACGCCAGCATGAGGAAATCGGGCGTCAGCGCCATCGACGCCTTCTGGCCAATCTGGCGGGCCCTTTCCGACCTCGAAGCCCGGATCAACGCCGACCCCGACCCGCTCATGGCCCGGTTCGACCCCCCCTACCCCCTGAGCCTCGGCGTCTTCCGGGCCGGAGACTGGCCCAGCAGCGTCCCCGACCGGCTCGTCGCCGAGGGCCGCCTCGGCGTCGCCTTGGGGCAATCGCCCGAGCAGGCCCGTCGGATGTTCGAGTCCGCGATCGCCGACGCCTGCGAGGCCGACCCCTGGCTCCGGGACCACCCGGTCGTCATCGACTGGTTC carries:
- a CDS encoding lysophospholipid acyltransferase family protein, whose translation is MTAPRPSSRLIRAHKRGWPRHAVRELIRRKLRQHFHGIHAQGIDRLRAALDDDPAGVLFLANHSSWWDFFMAHWLNEAVPVDGYGMTEHSNLVKFGFFRRIGAYSVDRGDSGSVRASLDYTLELLGRPRAGVWLFPQGVIACNDARPLAFQGGLRLLLRRAGGLRIVPVALRYEYWQDERPEAFARFGEATWADRAGTATVLDTWRGRLTSELDSLTADVLTQDAGRFEPILSGRGSINDRYARLRERLGGPPADYSTSRGDRDQGGS
- a CDS encoding AGE family epimerase/isomerase: MLRTFFGSAPARALILAALVASASRPSSAQEPPSLDESRLADRIDDLLKAEMALWYPRAIVPGGGFHQSFARDWSPTPDSNRFLVYQARMAWTAAAMAEHDEGHRDAYLDHARHGIAYLDEVMRDDEHGGFHWILGPDGEVAPRLGDEKHAYATSFVIYAGAKVHEVSGDARALEVARDAFDWLDAHAHDDEHGGYHEATRRDGTPILDRDPEAPRPRQFNRMSQYYGTKSMNAHIHLLEAVAELARVDDRPIVRERLGELHRVVRDRIAVEPGALNLYFTRDWRPMPAHDSFGHDVETAYLLVEAAGVLGIPDDPETWRVARSLVDHALDFGWDAEHGGFFDKGDVFGPVLDPKKVWWTQAEGLNALMLMHRRFGDETGRYRDAFALQWRFIEDHLLDDEFGGWFSEAEADGGRVGDGQKASQWKANYHTARAMINVVRMLRDEGHP
- a CDS encoding STAS domain-containing protein; its protein translation is MPIDYRRDGDVVIIGNVAGVISDASTFDAARDLDALLDLGHRRFVLELSGVGTPGPTALGALMTLARQVRRREGEVVFSRVGRSTLRLFEEMQLDAHVDLFRSTPEALAFLRRSDPGLDD
- a CDS encoding thioredoxin family protein; amino-acid sequence: MAFEYSSAEPTRAEVDRMPGPVLLEFGAGWCGHCQALAPALDALLEHRPEIRHLAVADGPGRPLGRSFRVKLWPTLVLLRDGEVLRTLVRPRPDEVREALDAFSQSG
- a CDS encoding ArgE/DapE family deacylase, with translation MDAISTREADALAGIDLPRLVRFLADFVRIPSITGSVDEVRAQRLVADELAGLGLGVDLWPIDLDALKADPEFPGLEAPRSEAWGLVGSLPGEDGPTLILNGHVDVVPPGDPGQWTVGDPFSGRVEGGKVFGRGTCDMKGGLACALFALRTVREAGITLRGSVQVQSVVGEEDGGLGTFATLRRGHRGDAAIIPEPTSLAIVPANAGALTFRLTVPGRSAHASMRKSGVSAIDAFWPIWRALSDLEARINADPDPLMARFDPPYPLSLGVFRAGDWPSSVPDRLVAEGRLGVALGQSPEQARRMFESAIADACEADPWLRDHPVVIDWFGGQFAAGRTDPAEPIVGLVRSAHRDLLGSPPDLHGAPYGSDLRHLVNLGGIPTLQYGPGDIRLAHAPDEHVEVDALLKATRTLTLVILRFCGVR